A window of Tatumella citrea genomic DNA:
TCGTAAGTACTGGAAAGAAGTGCTGCTGGGGGGAATTGCTACCATGTCGACCGGGTCATCGTTCAATATTATTGTAGCGTTTGGCCTGACTTATGGTACCCGCACCCTGGATTTTACTCGCAGTGAAATGCTTTCGGTGGTTTTAGCCTCCTGCGCACTCTGTATTCTGCTGCTGCCACTGTTTGGCGCACTTTCTGATCGTATCGGTCGAAAACCGGTAATCATCGGCGGAATTATTGCAGAAGCGGTTGTCGCGTTCCCAATGTTCTGGCTGATGGATACCCGCGAACTCTGGCTGGTGTATATAGGCTATGGATTGCTGATGACCGCTTTTGCTGCAAATTACGGTCCGATTGCCACCTTTCTGGCCGAACTGTTTGGCACCAGAGTTCGTTACTCCGGGCTTTCCGTAGCCTATATGCTTTCCGGGCTACTTGGCAGCGCCACCACACCGGTGGTGACTACAGCACTTCTTTCGTGGACCGGAAAGGGATCATCGGTTGCCTGGTACATGATAGGTTCGGCACTGATTTCACTGCTGGCTTTATTACTGCTAAGTGAAACTTTTCGTCGCCAGCTTAATTCCTCTGCTCACCGTTAATTTTATTCCTGATAACCCGGGCCCGACTGTTATTTGCAGCCGGGCTTTTCACAGAGAATCACTATGATAAAGCGTTTTCAGTCAATTCCCGGTACTCCCGCAGTGGCCGGTCCATATTCTCAGGCTGTCGTCAGTGGAGGTTTTGTGTTTACGGCGGGCCAGATTCCGGTATCTCCACTGGATAATCAGTCACCACCAGATTTTGAACAACAGGTACGGCAAATTATGAATAACCTCCGGCAGACATTACTGGCTGCCGGTTCAGATTTACAACACGTGGTTAAGATGAATGGTTATCTGACAGATCCTGACCAGCTTGAAACTTATAATCGTGTCTACCGGGAATTTATGGGTGATACTCTCCCGGCCAGAACTACAGTATGTGTCAGTTTGTGGGGAGTCTCTATGGAGATTGACTGCATTGCGGAGTGTATCAGTCCAGATCAGCAGTCAGAGTAATTCCGGTTGAACAGTTAACCGGAAGCTGAAGTGATTTTTTCCCGGAGAAAGCAGAGAAAAGCATGCTCTGCTTTATTCATTTTTAACACCTCATTCCACATCAGATACAGGGTAACTTTTGCTACTCCTTCATACGGGGGCAGACGCCAGAGTTGACCTTGTGTTTCTTCATGTTTTACCACATGTTCAGGGAGTGCTCCGATACCCAGGCCGCACCGAATCATTCTGATCACCTCATGAATATCAGGACTGACACCACGAGTAGTACCCTGCAAATTGTAGCGTATCCGAAAGCTGGTCAGAGGGGCCAGAACACCGTCCGGCTGATCTCCGGAAAACGAAACAAAGTGTTCATGAGTTAGATCATCGGTGGTTATCTGACGCAAACCGGACAAGCGGTGGGATTTACCGCAATAGAGATAGTAGTTCTGGGCAAGCAGCGGCATATCTGCAATACCCGGGATATAGCGGTGCTTTAGTGCGATCCCCAGAGCTGCCTGGTAATGGAGCAAAGCATGCTGGACATCTGAACTGGAACCGCTAGAAATATCAAAAGTTACCCGCGGGTGCTGCTGGTGAAATTCAGCCATTGCATCGTCCAGAATCGTACTTTGTACGGCAGAAACAGAACAAAGTCGGACAGTTCCGGTGAGATCCTTCGGAGTGTCCTGTACAGCAACGGACAGACGGGCCAGGGTACCATAAATGGTTAGCGCTTCTTTATAGACCAGTTCGCCGGCGGCAGTCAGGCTAAATGAGGAGCCATTACGCAGGATCAGTGCTTCGTCCAGTTGCTCTTCCAGCCGCTTTAGCGCCAAGCTGACTGCTGGTTGCGTCAGATGCAGGCGGATTGCTGCTTTGCTGATGCTTTTTTCCTGCACAATAGCGAGAAAAGTACGTAACAGATTCCAGTCCAGACGGTCATGGGTGCGGGACATAACAATAATTCACAGATTTAAAGCAGCTACAGTCGCTGCAGAGCAGAAAATACGATAAGTAATAGTAATGTTGAATCTCACCAAAGCAGTAATACATTTTGCCTATCCCCCGGTTAGCCACGACCTGAATTAATTTTTCAGTGCGCTATAGCTACAGGAATACGAGATACTGTATATATATACAGTATCTCGTATTTTACTTATCCCTGGTCATTTATTCGGCGCTGTGGGTGGTTTATTGAACAATCTCTGGTTCAATTATGACCTGAATTGACTGCGCCATGTGAAATGTAACCAATTCGCAAGTTGTCAGCTTGTGGCTGAGGGGAGTCTGATAACGTTACATCCAGTAATTCCCGGCGGCTGACATCCCATCCGGCAAGCTGTCCGCTGAGCGGCAGGCCTGAGGGATCAGCTTCCGGGCTGAGGATCTGACTGGTGATTGACAGATGTTTTGCTGAACTGAGCTGCGAAATATCCGGTGTGCGCAGGGCCATCCAGCGGCGGATATCAGGCTGACCGAAGCTATTGACTGCACCGGCAAACAACGGGCCGGATAAAAATGTATCCATCGCCTCACTGCTTTCCCAGACATAGAGAGGTGCGTAGCAGTTGCGGGTTTCCGGTTGCAATGGTTGGTCGCGACGGCTGTACAACCAGCTTTTAAACACTAAACCGGGATGATTTTCAAATAAGGGGCCTTTATCGGCAATGCGTTGTTCTATCAACGCCATATCGTAATCGTCCGCCAGTTCGAAGCGGTATTGCATAATAATCATATCTTAACCTCGCTTAGCATGACGCCCCGGCTGAAACTCCAGTCATCACTGCTGTTAAAAGTGATGATGATCATTACATCATCAGGGCGAATACCGACGGACTGTTGAAGTTCCCTGGTCAGCATCCGGTAAAATTGCTGCTTCTGTACCCGGCTGCGAGGGCGGCCTGCGGTAATTTCAAATAAAATACATTGCTCACTCCGGCCGTCGCTCAGGTAACCCGTGTCAAAACTGAACTCAGTCGCAGTCAGCTGGTTGATTATCTGAAACCGGTCATCTGGCGGTACCTCAAATTCAGCAACCAGACAACGATGAAGTACATCACTGATAGTCTGTAACTGTTCACGGCTGTAACAATGTCGGGTACTTATTCGGGTAACAGGCATCAGTCTGGTTCTCCTTCCATACAATCGAGGCCGGATGCGGCAGCCGGCCACCCGGCATAGAAGGCCAGATGAGTGAACAGCTCACTCAGTTCATCCCGGGTAACACCATTTTGTTGTGCAAAGCCAATGTGCCAGCGTAGCTGTGGTAAACGTCCCATCGCAGCCAGTGTCGCGACCGTTATCAGGCTCCGGTCACGGGCTGAAAGGCCGGGTCGTTGCCAGATATTACCGAACAGTAACTGCTCGCTGATTTCTGCCAGCTCCGGGGCAAGGCGACGTAATGAATCGGGTATGCTGTGGCTACTCATCTGATTCTCCTGTGAAGTTGCTCGCTATTATCTGCGGCCTGCTTTATCCTGAAAATCAAATCATTTGGAATTAACCATCCCGATTATCAGGATTATTAATGGATAAAATTATTCCTGCGCTGGACAGCGATGCGTTGCGCAGCTTTGTCACCGGTATTGAATGTGGCAGTTTTGCTCAGGCGGCGGTGCTACTGTGCCGGTCAACCTCAGCTGTCAGTGCTCAGTTAAAAAAACTCGAATCACAGTGTGGGACCCCGTTGGTGGTGAAACAGGGAAGACACCTGCAACTCACTCCCCGGGGAGAGCTGTTGATGAGTTATGCGAGAAGGCTGCTGGCCATCAATGATGAAGCGTTGCGTGCAATAAAAGGTGAGCTACTGAGTGGAGAGATTCGTATCGGATTACAGGAGGATTTCGGGGAATCACTGATGCCCGGAATACTTGGGCAGTTTAAAAGACATCACCCGGATCTGCGAATTTTTGCCAGAGTCGATCGCCAGCAGGCTCTGAATCGTGGACTGCAGGAAAATGACCTGGATTTGGCATTGCTCTGGCAGTCGGAGAGGGCGCCGACCGACCAATGGCTGACGGAGTGCCAGCTGGAATGGATCTATCACCCTGATTTTGATCCGCAACATTATCTGCAACGGGGTGAGCCACTGCCGCTGGTAATGTTTGAAAGCCCGTGTGTCATGCGCCGTCATGCCATCGATTGTCTTGATAAAGCCGGGATCCCCTGGCGGGTGATGTTTGTCAGCCACAGCCTGCAGGGGATCCGCGCTGCCGTTCAGGCCGGTCTGGGAATCACCGTCCGTAGTCGCCTGGGAATGCCTGAATCATTGCAGTTTGGACATCCGCACCTGCCGTCCCCCGGAAAATTGGGGATCAGTCTGCAACGGAGTATGCATGCTCAGGAAAATCAGGCGGCCAGCGATTTGCTGAGCAATCTGATAGTGAGTTCACTTTCAGGGATTCATTAGGAGTGGGTGTCAGGGATGTGCAGCGAAAATGATTAACCGGTCTGTATAATTGCAAGGGGTAATATTCCTTTTTCAGACAGCCGTAGCGGTACAACGACCCAGCGTCGGGCCGGAAGGCGACTCTTTACAATAGAAATGCAGGGAATAAGTGCCGGATATTTTATGGTGAACAACTTAGGTTTATAAGCTGTTATCTCTTAAGACTGTTATTTGTAACTTTATTTTCACAAGCATTGATGGTTTTTAACTTTAAAGTGTAATTATTTCTATGCATTTGTAAATTTTAAGTTACTTTTTGAGATTTCAGGTGCCATTGAACGTTAGTATAAAACCGCGTGAGTACTGTCGTCGCGGGCAGAAAATAATACTAAGCATCAAGGAAATTTATGAATAACCATAATGCACCTGAAACACAGCCTGAGCTGAGTGAAGAGGGGTTGCGTCGCCGAAAGCTGTTCGGACAGACGGGCGGGTTGGTGGCTTCCTTCGCCATTGGCTCCGCAATAGCTGGCAGCACACTCAGTAATGGTGCCAATGCAGCAACCACTTCTGCCGGGCCTGATACTCAGACCCTGAATCAGTTTATGAAAACCTCCCGTCTTCTTACCGGCCATCAGAACCTCGATCTTACCCTGGGTCAACGTCTGTACGTGGCATTCAGCGAGAAGGACCCACAGTTCATTACCCAGCTGTCAGCCTTGAATCAGTGGATTGCCGATAAACAACCGGCAGATGTAGAGGCCCTTGACAGCCAGTTG
This region includes:
- a CDS encoding RidA family protein, which translates into the protein MIKRFQSIPGTPAVAGPYSQAVVSGGFVFTAGQIPVSPLDNQSPPDFEQQVRQIMNNLRQTLLAAGSDLQHVVKMNGYLTDPDQLETYNRVYREFMGDTLPARTTVCVSLWGVSMEIDCIAECISPDQQSE
- a CDS encoding LysR family transcriptional regulator — protein: MSRTHDRLDWNLLRTFLAIVQEKSISKAAIRLHLTQPAVSLALKRLEEQLDEALILRNGSSFSLTAAGELVYKEALTIYGTLARLSVAVQDTPKDLTGTVRLCSVSAVQSTILDDAMAEFHQQHPRVTFDISSGSSSDVQHALLHYQAALGIALKHRYIPGIADMPLLAQNYYLYCGKSHRLSGLRQITTDDLTHEHFVSFSGDQPDGVLAPLTSFRIRYNLQGTTRGVSPDIHEVIRMIRCGLGIGALPEHVVKHEETQGQLWRLPPYEGVAKVTLYLMWNEVLKMNKAEHAFLCFLREKITSASG
- a CDS encoding DUF4865 family protein, coding for MIIMQYRFELADDYDMALIEQRIADKGPLFENHPGLVFKSWLYSRRDQPLQPETRNCYAPLYVWESSEAMDTFLSGPLFAGAVNSFGQPDIRRWMALRTPDISQLSSAKHLSITSQILSPEADPSGLPLSGQLAGWDVSRRELLDVTLSDSPQPQADNLRIGYISHGAVNSGHN
- a CDS encoding tautomerase family protein, giving the protein MPVTRISTRHCYSREQLQTISDVLHRCLVAEFEVPPDDRFQIINQLTATEFSFDTGYLSDGRSEQCILFEITAGRPRSRVQKQQFYRMLTRELQQSVGIRPDDVMIIITFNSSDDWSFSRGVMLSEVKI
- a CDS encoding carboxymuconolactone decarboxylase family protein, which gives rise to MSSHSIPDSLRRLAPELAEISEQLLFGNIWQRPGLSARDRSLITVATLAAMGRLPQLRWHIGFAQQNGVTRDELSELFTHLAFYAGWPAAASGLDCMEGEPD
- a CDS encoding LysR substrate-binding domain-containing protein is translated as MDKIIPALDSDALRSFVTGIECGSFAQAAVLLCRSTSAVSAQLKKLESQCGTPLVVKQGRHLQLTPRGELLMSYARRLLAINDEALRAIKGELLSGEIRIGLQEDFGESLMPGILGQFKRHHPDLRIFARVDRQQALNRGLQENDLDLALLWQSERAPTDQWLTECQLEWIYHPDFDPQHYLQRGEPLPLVMFESPCVMRRHAIDCLDKAGIPWRVMFVSHSLQGIRAAVQAGLGITVRSRLGMPESLQFGHPHLPSPGKLGISLQRSMHAQENQAASDLLSNLIVSSLSGIH
- a CDS encoding sugar dehydrogenase complex small subunit, whose protein sequence is MNNHNAPETQPELSEEGLRRRKLFGQTGGLVASFAIGSAIAGSTLSNGANAATTSAGPDTQTLNQFMKTSRLLTGHQNLDLTLGQRLYVAFSEKDPQFITQLSALNQWIADKQPADVEALDSQLSGQPLHALMMSVIKGWYLGVIDDSHHAKVYAYQNALMYQVPRDGMVIPTYAHNGPDYWTADPPPVDRLLNF